The sequence below is a genomic window from Phycodurus eques isolate BA_2022a chromosome 6, UOR_Pequ_1.1, whole genome shotgun sequence.
ACAAAAGGTCAGTTACATAAGTCCATACCTTGTGCAAATGGTACAAATCCAGTTACcaagcaacttctttttttaacgtaaaaataaaaagtgattctGTACACGCCTACCTCCCTCCAGATTAAAAGTGGAGAGAATGCAGCAAACATAGCTGGGGAGCTGGTCAACCTGACCCGGGGGCGGATCTATGCTGGTGATGTCAGCATGTCTGTAAAATTAATTGAACAGCTACTGGACATCTTGGACTCCCAGCTTCAAGCCTTGAGACCAGCCAATAAAGAGTCTGCGGCACGCAATTACAACAAGGTGAATTGCTCCTCAGTTTCATGCTGATGTGTACTTGACCTTATCCAGAAAAGAGGAACCAAATGTCAGTGCTGATATTTGTAACACATATGTTGTTTGCTGTCTTTGTAGCTGCAGAAAAGGGAACGCACATGCAGGGCTTATGTGCAGGTatgtaatggatggatggcgatACAATGGTTGGATGTACtgtaagatggatggatgtaagggGGAATGGTGGGTGGGGAATGAGGGAGGATGGGATAATGGATGGCCAGATGGAGGGATGTAAGATTGTAAGATGGACAGatgattgatggatgaatggcagcactataaatggatggatgcctgaCGGATGGATATAAAACGGATGATGGACAGATGGAATGAGAATGGACAAACAGGTTGATAATACGCGAGTGGACACGTACAAAGGGACAGATGAGTGAAGGTCTTGACGATagatgaaatatttaaaatgaacacAAGGATAGCTTCagagaagattgatggatgatggacggatgaatgaatggatgaacgatGGCTGTTTCAATGGATTTATTAACAATAGAGAGATAGAGCGATGCGAGGTCGAAGAATGGGTGGATGGACGGTCAGATGAATTCATGGATAAGAGGATAGATTCATGTATAAACTAACAGAGGAAGAAAAGTGGGAAGGACAAACAAATGAACGGATACACTCACAAAATGGAATGCACCTTTCTCCTTGTTAGGCCGTGGTTCAGACAGTAGATAACTTGTTGGGTCCTGAGGCTCTGGTGTCCTGGGCTGACATGAGCGGTCCGGACCAGTCCCGCTCTGCATCGCTCCTGTTAGATGCGGTAGAGAAAGGAGCGTTCTTATTGGCTAACAACCTCTATGAAGGTCGATTCAGTGACAGAGCACCAAACGTCGGTATGTTGTCTCTCTTTTTCCGAGCGCTCAACATTTGACGATTAAAACAAGCTTCTCATCCAGactttctgtatgtgtgtgattAGATCTGGAAGTGTATGTGCTCAACGCAGAGGCGGACATACAAGACCTAACGTTCCCGCACTCCTACGATAGCGACAGCATCCTACAGATCTCGGCTGTGGCCCTGCAGCAGTACAGCAATAATGGTATGAAGCACACTCATCTCAATTTTAAAACATCGGATGAGCCACAATTACAAaagtgaatggattgtggaatTAATGGTATGAATACTATAGTACACAGTTAATTATAATCTATGCAGATATGCCTGAAAGTaactttcttccttccttcactGTACAGGCCAAGTGAAGTTGGTCCTCTCTCTGTATAAGAACTTGGGCTCCTTCCTGACCACCCAGAACTCCACCTTGCGTCTCGGACTTGGACTCGGACAGGGTTCAGAGGTCAGGCGTAGGAGCCTGGTGGTCAACTCCCATGTCATCTCTGCTTCTGTGCACAGAGGCTCCAATAGAGTGTTCCTCTCTGAGCCCGTGGTGTTCACTCTCAGGCACCTGCAGGTTTGCTGGGAAATATTAACTTGGGCAAGAAAGTAGTGCTGCACAATACatcgtttgagcatcgtcatcgcaatGTACGTGCAGGGTCCTGTGCAACGTTGGTGTATTGACATGCAGTCAATCGACTGTAATCTTAATAAGTGACCAGAAGATGGACCAGATTAGACATgttaataagattagcaccgatgttacggtaaattataaCCCATCAAACAACACAACTTGATGACTATTACATGAGGACACAGGAAGCAACTACACGCCTGCATTTACTGGTTTTCTCTTCAGAATATGACACAACAACGTGttttgcttaaactaatgcactcaaatatagaaatgccAAATGCATATGTTAAAACATAGGTGTAAaaacagattgattaaaaacaattgaataGTGTTAAGAATGTGCAAATGACTACtgtataactgggcatgaaaagaaatgattttaactTTCGTCTTGCTCGACTATTGCTCAATACTACAGTCTATTTAAATCCAGGTAGACTTCATACGAATGACTCCGTATACTTTTGTGCGCTACTGAGCATAGTGTTTCTAGAGAGGCAAAAAGAgaaatgtctgctggttttcaCGTTACATGTgtgttatcctgtattttttaacatcgcaatatatatcaGAGGGTTAAAGAAGATCCCAATTTCACATATCCTGGAGCCCTACAAGAAAGATTCCTGATGATATTCATAAACACAACTGTTGTTTTGTGTCGTATTCACAGCTGGACAACCACTTTGGTCCCAACTGCTCTTTCTGGAATGCCTCAGGGGTGTCTGGGACCGGCAGGTGGTCCACGCAGGGATGTCGCCTGTTACACACCAACAATACGCACACAACCTGCGCCTGTAACCACCTGTCCAGCTATGCTGTACTCATGATGTACCAGCAACCTGCTGTAAGTTAGCACTCAAGCCCACAAACTTGCAGTGactgtgattgtttttgtttgcagaaGATGGCTGTGAAAGGTTGACGGAAAGAAAAAAACCCGAAACTGCTCGTGTTTTGATGTTCCAACCTCTGTGTTCAGCACTAAATGCAAAATAATCTTGCCACAGGATGAATGACTGGTAGATGTTGTCAGCTTTATTGTCTGTATGACATGCACCATGTTTTTGCACTATTTGCAAGTTTTATTCAACAACAGCCAACCAAAAATGTTATAACAGAATCATCAATCAATTGTGGAAAGCTTGTATATCATTCTCTTCTCTAATTATAGCAACACTGATGCTCTTCAAACTCAAAGATAGGGTTTAGTTCCCAAATTGGAAAGGCTGATGAAATGTTATTCTTCCTAGTCGTCTTTAGCCGTCAGATCCCATTTTTACGCACTAATTTGTAAGATAAAgacgtttttttaattaaacattcAATTCTCTCGAGTCGATGGCGTGAGAAAGATGTTTCTAAATGCTGCCGGCTTTTGTGGTCTCCCGTGAAACGGCATTCAAGTTTTTTATGTAATGCGtatgtaaaataacaaacactcaacatgccaacattttgtcttttcatCTTCACAGTCTGGTGTGGGAGTAGAGGAGCTTCTTGTCTATGTTGTCTCCTGGGTGGGCATCTCAGTTGCTCTGGTGTGTTTGGCCACCTGCCTTACTACCCTCTGCTGCCAGGCAGCACCCTGGCACACTGACCACGGCACCATCCACTGCAACCTGTGGGCCAACCTGCTCATAACTGAGCTGCTCTTCCTTGTCGGATCCAATAAGACACAATATACCGTGAGTTCTTATTTTAACTAACATGAGGGGTGCTTgttaaaagtgtatttttttcctcttgcgGCATTATGCTTCTCTCACATTTATAGGTTGTGTGCTCCATCATTGCCGGCCTGCTGCACTTCTCATTGCTCTCAGTGTTCTGCTGGTTGTGTCTGGAAGCAGTGGAACTGTACATTTTGCAGCGTGAGGTGTTTGAGGGTCGTAACTCCAGGCGGAAGTATTTGTACCTGAGTGGCTACTCTGTGCCCGGGCTGGTGGTGGCTGTGTCTGCAGCCATTGACTTCAGAGGCTACGGCTCAAAAGCTTCGTAAGTTCATCACAATTGCTCagcacacctacacacacgcacacacctacacacgcacgcacacacacacacacacacactatattgccaaacgtATTCGCTCACCCATCCAAATAATCGAAATCAAGTGTTTCAATTACTTGCACGGCCTCAggtgaataaaataaagcagCTAAGCATGCGgactgtttttacaaacatttgtgaaagaatgggtcGCTCTCAGGAGCTCAGTGAATTCCAGTGTGGAACTGTGATATGCTGAcacctgtgcaacaagtccAAGTCATGACATTTCCTCgctcctaaatattccacagtctACTGTCAGCTGTGTTATAAGAACGTGGATGCGTTTGGGAATAACAGCAACTCAACCACGAAGTTGTAGGCCACATAAACCGACGGAGCGGGGTCAGCGGATGCATAGTGCGAAGAGGTCGCCAACTTTCTGCCGAGTCAATCGCTACAGACCTCCAAACCTCACGTGGCCTTCAGATTAGCTCAAGAGCAGTGCGCAGAGAGCTTCATGGAATGGTTTTCCATGGCCGAGCAGCTGCATCCAAGCCATACATGATCAAGTGCAATGCAAAGCATCggatgcagtggtgtaaagcacGCCGCCACTGGAGTCGAGAGCAGTTCTCTGAAGTCTTGAACCACGCTTCTCCATCTggcacctttgggatgaattagagcggagactgagagccaggccttctcgtccaacatccgtgtgtaacctcacaaatgtgcttctggaagaatggtcaaaaattcccataaatacactcctaaaccttgtgggcAGGCTTCACAGAAGAGTTGAAGAGacatcatattgaaccctaaGGATTAAggatgtttatatatatatatatatatatatatataacacacacacacacacatgtgtgtgtgtgtgtgtgtgtgtgtgtgttatccaTTTCCAATCAAAACTAaatattattatctttgtaaaggcacatTTTCTGATACCACGATTGAATTGCCTTGCAATAAATACGTTGTGTAGGTAATAGGTGTTTCCTgcccatttttgggggtgctcAAGGACCTCTTAACGTTGTGCACCCCTAAATGTTAAAGAATGTGATTGTATAGATGGTATCGTTGCTGTTTGTGTTCCTCCTCTAACTTGTTTGTGTGTCATTATGCACAGCTGCTGGCTGCGAACCGACAATTTCTTCATTTGGAGTTTCCTTGGACCGGTGGCTGTTATTATCACTGTGAGATTTTCATTCCTGGCCCCATACAGATTCAATCCTTTATGTCGTGTACAAATGTATTCGTGAAAGTAGAGCGTTGACAGcagtctttgttgttgtttacagcTTAACCTTCTAATCTTAGTGATGACCTTACATAAGATGCATAGCACTGCTGCCTTGAAACCAGACTCCAGTCGCCATGACAACCTGAGGTTTGTAATTGTCTGTATATCTTTATGATCCTTGTTCCTCGTGTTTCATTAGGTTTAGATTATTTcacaaatttattttgaaaccttttTGCATACTTGGTGTGAAAACAAAAGGTCAGGCCTTcacaatgattaaaataaaattattgatttttattttaatcatcatGATATTACTTGTGCATTCTACAACTATTTCAAGCACAATGATACTAAAGAAATGGGATTCAAAGAACACTTAATACCTGCGCTAAAcaattttttcatgtttgtcaaGGTAGGTAATCATAGGAATGAAAATTATGACTGTGATGCAATTTCCTCTGTTAAGGATGTACTATGAGTGCTACTCATGAGATGCTCAGCATGAAGTGGCAGGTAGATTTGAAGGCCTTAAAATGGTAAAATTTATTCTCAAAAGATAACAAGGCCAATACGTGTAGCCTACATTcagacctatgggcaatttagagtcttcaattaacctaccacgcatgttttagggatgtgggaggaaaccggagtacccggagaaaccccacccaggcacggggagagcatgcaaactccacacaggcgggaccaggatttgaaccccggtccccaggaccgtaaggcagatgtgctaaccagtcgtccaccgtgccggctcctAACACCCTAACCTCTATTATTGAAACCTTGACTTGatcagaattttatttatttattttatttacgtttttttctattttaaaaggATCATTGCAGCTTTCGATCCGTCAAGGTCTCATGAAGGTTCACTCAAACTGGCTTTTGTTATTATGAATACCTGTCCTTTTAGGAGAATTCTGCAAAGCAAAGATAAAATAAGATTACACTCACACTGGGGCATCATAACTCTTACAGCATAGTGCTGTAGATGGATTTTGTTAGTTTGCTGATTGGTGCAAATGTTGGGTCTTATGTGTTCGTTTATCTTCTGTCTGAGCTTGACACAGTATACGAACAAACAGCATCTTGATTAAATACTTGTGTCCATTCCGGCAACACCCAAGTCAAAAGACATCCAGATGTCGAGCATGTGATGTAATTTGAAGGCAGACATTTTCCACGCTTACAGTTTGATCATGAATTCCATTATAGTGCCTCTAATGTGCCCAGATTTTGACTTTGGGTCAAAATCAGTCGTGATTCTGAAAAACAATGTGGTAGTTTTGAATTTCACCTTGTGATGTTAGCTGCAGGAATTCAATATGCCTACCAACTTAATGAATAAAAGATAATATAAAGTTAGGCGGTCTGATAGTAGGTAGGAGTCAATTAAGCTCCCAAAAACTGTTTAGTATAGTCTGCTGCAAACAGTGCATGCTGAATAGTACACCTTCAtttcatggtaaaaaaaaaacacatgctaaAATTGATTAGGTATTAATATTGTCCATGAATGTAAGAATGTATTGAAGTGGTCCAATGGGGGCAGTGCTTAATTCctgcagctgggatgagaaagCATCAGGACCCCTTCTACTGGTACTGTGGTGTTGCAGCCTGTTGCTTAGTTCACGATCCAGCCACAGCTTGAAGCTTTGTGCTGCTTCGTGTTGGGATGTGCGGTGAGGGATGAGGGCTCGGCTGGCATCCGGCTCTCACACGTCCCCTCGGACAAACCGGTTCATGACATGCGTGTGTTCGCCTTCTTCTGATGACCCATTGATTCTGTAGAATTAGAAAAGATCCGATGAAAGCAAATATTTCCTCATGATGTGTGCTCTCGTGTGTCCAGGGCATGGGCGGTGGGCTCGTTGACGCTGCTCTTCCTGCAGTGTGTCAACTGGTCCTCAGGCTTGATGTTCCTGTCTGCGCCCTCTCTCCTCCTGGCTTACCTCTTTGCCTCACTTAATACTGCGCAGGGCCTCCTCATCACCATCCTGCACTGCACCCTCGCCAGGAAGGTCAGCCTCGGAGCTGAGCATCATTATCTTGGCGGTCGTGTGACCGTGCACCGCCAatggtttgtgttttgtgttaaggGTCAGAAAGACTACGGCCGATGTTTCCGCCTCTCCAAGTGCTGTGCGACCTCTTCGTCCAGCTCTCCAGACTCGGTGAAGGCAGCCGCGCTGCGCTCCAACAGCCGCTACAGCAGCAGCCAGGGTCGGAGAGCCACGGCGAACAGACAGGCAAGCGTTTCGTTCCACACTCTTTCTCCATGTCTTCCTGACTTTTTGTGGACGCAAGCTTCATTAGACTCCGCGCTGATATTCTGTGCTCCAGAGTCGTATTCGGAGGATGTGGAACGACACGGTGCGAAGACAAACCGAGTCGTCTTTCATCGCCGCTGATGTTAACAGCACCCCGACTCTTAACAGAGGTGAGGGTCTGCTTTATTGTCTTTGTGCACCTTCTTTGCAGTTGCACTCGGCAGCATTTATTCATCTCTTTTCTGCACATAGCTGCATTGGGGAATCATTTCCTGACCAATCCAGTCCTGCAGACTCACGTAGGAGCCTCTCCTTATGACACCATGTTGGCGCAAGGATACAATCAGCCCTTCACCTCCACAGGTACACCTCATCACAACCTCAGAGGCCATTCCTCTGTACACTAATGATTAACCCTAacttgttcagctgcatggccatgcagaatggttgATCTGTAGGCCTTTTGTGCCAGAACGGTTTtactgtgcaacaggggagtttgaaatactccctctgcttaatttttaattaaagataaccacttaaatgacattctgaaaatggctgctacTCAGGATTTGACGCCTGATATTGGAGAATTTGTGAAGGCTAAAAGATGTTTCATGAGCAAAGTAAGCCTACGTCATATAAAATTCGGTGCCACCTTTGTGCTGTgaagaacattcattcattcattttctgagccgcttctcctcactagggtcgcgggcgtgctggagccaatcccagctgtcatcgggcaggaggcggggtgcaccctgaactggttgccagccaaatgcAGGCTGTGAAGAacagttctgtgaaaatgaatagCCTTTTAAGAGAATGAAAATTGCAAAATATCAGTCAACAGCATCACTTCAAAAGAGACTCGTTTGGTGGAACCCTTTTAGGTTTTGGTCATACACTGCCACTtgtattatgtttacatttacaaGGTAGGCCAATAACGGTTCCTTCTTTATGAATAGTTACTACTTTAGTTTACATGATGTGATGAGACAGTTGAGGTAGGCGAGATTTCCAAATGGATTTGGAAAtgtatgtcaatttaaacaaatttctagcacagtggacgactgaaGTGTgaggcacatctgcctcacacttctgaggtcctggtttcaaatccggccttcctgtgtgtggaatttgcctgttctccccgtgcctgtgtgggttttctctggatacttCAGCTtcctccaaaaataaaaaaataagcatggTAGcttaacattttcaagcttttttttaatcgtaaggcacatataaacaaacaaacattcgcactcacattcacacccacgggcaatttagagtcttcaattagcctaccatgcattttttggggatgtgtgagaaaaccggaatacctggagaaaacccacgcaggtaggggtagaacatgcaaactttgtacaggcgaggccagatttgaacctgggtcctctgaactgtgaggcagatgtgctaaccagtcgaccaccgtgccaccaaaaTGGATGGTTGATGGGTTAATGTTTATTGTTTGTGTTGTCAGTTTGTGTTATCAGAGGAAGGTACTCAAGCAAATTCCATtatacattgtgtttttttatatatactgtattgtttatTGGACTCAATTAATTTGCAGGtcacacatacatactgtaaacaaTTTTACCTTTGTGAACATTGGTGTGCTaccttttctttcaacttttctttctgctgttattttgtttttatatttattttggaatgttttttatACTCTTTCCCTCTCTGTTCCTCTCTTACATGGACCAGTTGGAACCTTCCGAAACAAGAGTATGAGCTCTTCTTTATTGTGCTTACCCAAATCATTTAGCACCGTGGTTGTCTTCATAGACCAccatttcacacatttgcacacattaACCATACATAGAtcctattgacatgaaatacCTTTCTCCAACCAACCACATTCGATATTTCATGTAATACTGAAAAAGCCTCAATCTTTGGAAGAAGCTCTACTCATTTGCTCATACATCTACTCATTCAactcttttcacaaaaatattttgatgataCACACTTATAATGCCAAAAGAATTCGCTCACCTGTCTTGAATTTATGTGAAATCCCATTCTTCTTAGAAAGGTTTAGAATCTCTAGGTATGCTGAAACGTTCAGAAgagaagcattcagagttcctttcactggagctcaaggGCTAATATTtcggacatttccaactttgtgggaacaatttggagatggccccttcctgacatgactgtgcatcagtgcacaaatcaaggttcataaatacatggatgagagaatttgatgtggatgaactcaATTGGCCTGCataatcctgacctcaaccctatagaattTACACGTTTGTATGAATTAcagcagagactgagagcctggcgttctcatccaacatcagggtgtaacctcacaaatatgctcctgaaaaaaaaaatcataaattcccataacctcactcctaaaccttgttgaaatccttcccacaagagtttaagatgttataactgcagcgagtggaccaatgtcatattaaaccctacggattaagaatgggatttcacttaaattcatatctaagtcaagacaggtgagcgaatactttagGCAATATTgagtttgtctttcttttttataaCTGAGCATTTCCTGTTTCTTCATGTAGAAGTTGGTGTGTCACAAAATCAGGAGTCCTGTGGGTTGGACAGCATGTGTCTCAATGGAGGCTACACCCCCAATACCTTCACCCTGCATGGACTCGGGGCAATGCCCGGATCCCGAGTTGGAGTGGTGGGCAGCACCGACCTTCTGAAGGAGGGAGGCGTCGTGATGGGAGGCGATGACATCTCCCCTGCCCTGCTAACCCCCCATGGCGCCGCAGATCTGGGCACTGGTGTTGGAATGCGTCGTAACCTGTCTGACGCAGCAGCACTGGAGAAAATGATCATCTCTGAGCTGGTGCAGAGCAACCTGAGGCCTTCGGGTGACATGCCTGACCCTCCAGAGCGCTACGGAAGCCTGGCAAGGCCTCATCATCTGGACAGAGCAGCCATTGCTCACACCGCTACACTGACTCGCCACGCACAGCAACCCCAGGAGGGCTGGGCGGCCACCATGCAGCCCACCAATCGACCCAACGCACAAGAGGGTTGGCCGCATTTGAGTCATCACCTACAAGGTGCTGAGACACATTCCACATCACAGGAACAAGATCATGGCACGACACCACGCTCACAAGACGGTTggtcgcacgcacgcactctaGGAGATACTGAATCGATGGGGGAGAGGCTGCAGCTACAAGGCACTCTGGGTCGTCGCGGGCTCCAGGAGAGACAACAAGCGCGCCCCCCCGATGTTCAGGCTCGGCCATATTCCACCCTCAGCCGCACCACTGGCACCCTGTCACGCCACCGCAGCACAGCTGAGACGGGTGGGGCGACAGACAAAGACAGGGAGCGAGACCGAGATCGTTATCGTGACAGGCCCTTGCCGCCTCcgcctcccccacccccacaggAGTCGGAGCCCTTGTACAAAGCTCTGGAGGAGCCACTTCTGATGAAAGCGAGAGAGGCCACTGTAGATGCTTGGCGAGGAGGGCAGGATAGGGAGAAGGGTGAGACATTTCTCCTAAAAAGAGATGGACTTATGGATGAGTGGAGGGGAGGTAATAGAGTAAGGGAGGAGTCTTTTAGCTCTCAAAAGAGAAACGGAGACATGGCTGAGTGGAGAGGTGGAATGGATAGAGGAAGGGATGAATCTCATCTCCTGGAGAAAagagatggaaggatggatgcatGGCGAGGAGCAGTGGAGACAGACCGAGAAGAAACGTTCATTACTCAGAGAAAAGATTTTGGAATTGAGGGCTGGAGAGTTGggatagagagagagaaggacaGAGATGGTTGGAGAGCAGGAATTGAAAGAGAAAATGACAAACAGAAAGACAGAGCACTAGATGTGTGGTGTGGTGGCGTCGATGTAGACAGACAGGAGTCTTTCTTGTTTGAGGGCAATGATGGGGGTGTTGggaggaaaagaggaaaagataGAGGCTCTCTAAGGTACCATGGCGACCGAGAGGATTCCGATGACTTTACTCTGCCTCTGACCCCTGATCTTGACCTTGACCCTGACACCGCACCTATATACGGCCAGGATTCAAACCCGTCGCCACTCTACCCCGGGGACCGGCGATCACCACCTCTCGGTCTCTTCCCACGAAGCTCACCCCCAACTAACATCTTTGTTGCCCGAGACAATAACTCTCCTCCCAACAATCCCTACTCCCGCCACTCCCCCCAAGTCTACAGCCGCAGTAGTTCCCCTCCCCGCTTCTACAGCCGCACCTCCCCTCCTACGCTCTCCTACCCTGACAGTAGCCCCGAAGTTCCAGAACAACTCAGCCCCACCAGCCCGCCCCAGCAGCCCACCCTGGAGCTGCCCTACAGCCTTGGGAGACCCCCTCTCGGCCCACGGCCCAATCACCTGCAGACCTTTTATCAGCCACCACCACCGACGACTAACGGAGAGGCTCTATACACGTCTGAGCCCTCTTCGGAAGGAGAAGACGGCCAGATGCAGCGGGTGACGAGCCTGTGACTAGGGCGGTGGTGATCGGGGCATAGAAACCAGGGAGGTGGAGAGAAGCACAACCAACAGTGTTAAACATAACGAAGATgatgattcaattcaattgaaCGATGAAGGGAATGATGATGTCAGAGATGGCTCCTCCCTCCTTCTATCTCCCGATCACCACGAGACTCCCCCTTGCCCCTTGtcattttttgttacttttctaGAAGTGTGACTCATTCATCATACCTCTTCCTCTGCTCTCCTTCCCCGAACCCTTGCCGTGTCTTCCCGCTATACAGGTACTTTATTTCTTACTGGCCCATTGTCTGACTTTCTGTTGGTCCATTGACCGGCTGTCGCCCCTCCTCGTAGCAAGAGAACAATGTCGTGACAGATCAAAAACACTTGTGTGTTACCAAAAAACAAATCCTTTCAAAGAACACATGCATGACTTTCAAGTGGCTTTTACGAGGCCACGCGTACTGTAAGAAGGAAGTGCTCAAGTGCAAGTGAACGAATGTGTGTGTAGCTTGATGAGCatgcgtgcgtatgtgtgtgtgtgagagatcaagagtgggtgcgtgtgtgtgtgtgtgtgtatatatatatatatatatatatatatatatatatatatatatatatatatatatatatgtgtgtgtgtgtgtgtgtgtgtgtgtgtatatatatatatatatatatatatatatatatatatatatgtctgtagttttatatatatatatatatatatatatatcttttatgATTATGATTTAGGATTAATGTATCACAAATTAATGTATCACAGTGGACCATTTTACCAATGTCAATGAAGGTGGGCTTTACACACGTGCCCTCCTTCTGATTTTCAATTTGTTCCATCACATCAAGACCAAAACCTGTCCTCCAGTCACCATTAACTGTTGGCAATGGAACAGTTTGCAGCAGAGTTTTCATTGCAGCAGAACTATTATCTCCAGAGCAGATCATGTGAAACCTCAGAACTTTTTCTGCAACCCTTGATATCCTTGTACATATTACCCTGAAGTGTTCTAATTGTCTTGTATTGCTATTGAAGTTCGAGTAAACGTGAAATTAATCTTTGTTGTCCTGTCTTTGACTATTAATGATGCTTAGACAGTCAGGAagcataaaaagtaaaaatgtactaGTAGCCCATACAGCTAGTCAGTGTAACCTTTTATACTACAGTACTCAGTTACAGATATttgtggaaattgtggactgtaaatattaaaaactacattttcatttttttttttgtcgctcTATACATTAGTGTGGTCAGTGGCGGGCCTTCATCCACCTTAATATCACCACTATATCATCGCAATTGTAGAAACCATAAGTactatacaaaaatgtaatatgGCAGCTCACAACTGCCGTGTAAATCATCTGAAACAATTGAGAATCTATTTAtataacataacaaaaacataaaacatttaaataagatACATCCTACTTATCAGAGATGTTGATTATTAAATTTAGGAATGTG
It includes:
- the LOC133403683 gene encoding adhesion G protein-coupled receptor L1-like isoform X4 — protein: MRRRIDGSPNAAGGVTTQLFLPGMAVSFWFLCVCVLTLAHVTPSSQAMSRAAMPFGLLRRELACEGYPIELRCPGSDVVMVETANYGRTDDKICDAEPFQMENTQCYLPDALKIMAQRCNNRTQCVVVAGVDVFPDPCPGTYKYLEIQYECVPYKVDQKVFVCPGSLLSIQPPSSQLEAEHQSGAWCKDPLQAGDRLYVMPWTPYRTEVLYEYASWDDYRQNRVTTTYKLPSRVDGTGFVVYDGAAFYNKERTRNLVKYDLRTRIKSGEAVVVNANYHDTSPYRWGGKSDIDLAVDENGLWVIYSTEANNGRIVVSQVNPYTLRFEGTWATGFDKRGASNAFMACGVLYAVRSVFQDDEGQADGRVGNDMVVYAYDTSRGQELPIQIPFPNPYQYISSIDYNPRDNQLYVWNNYYVLRYPLQFTPPPPTKGPLSSLMTTVRSYTATVALSPVRPSASHPVGVINRGPFDQRPITAMVPLTPRPPLRVPLVPGGPGQLGGCEGRVARGVQWPPTLKGETVERPCPKGSLGIASYECITSPVSWSSRGPDLSNCTSPWVSQIAQKIKSGENAANIAGELVNLTRGRIYAGDVSMSVKLIEQLLDILDSQLQALRPANKESAARNYNKLQKRERTCRAYVQAVVQTVDNLLGPEALVSWADMSGPDQSRSASLLLDAVEKGAFLLANNLYEGRFSDRAPNVDLEVYVLNAEADIQDLTFPHSYDSDSILQISAVALQQYSNNGQVKLVLSLYKNLGSFLTTQNSTLRLGLGLGQGSEVRRRSLVVNSHVISASVHRGSNRVFLSEPVVFTLRHLQLDNHFGPNCSFWNASGVSGTGRWSTQGCRLLHTNNTHTTCACNHLSSYAVLMMYQQPASGVGVEELLVYVVSWVGISVALVCLATCLTTLCCQAAPWHTDHGTIHCNLWANLLITELLFLVGSNKTQYTVVCSIIAGLLHFSLLSVFCWLCLEAVELYILQREVFEGRNSRRKYLYLSGYSVPGLVVAVSAAIDFRGYGSKASCWLRTDNFFIWSFLGPVAVIITLNLLILVMTLHKMHSTAALKPDSSRHDNLRAWAVGSLTLLFLQCVNWSSGLMFLSAPSLLLAYLFASLNTAQGLLITILHCTLARKGQKDYGRCFRLSKCCATSSSSSPDSVKAAALRSNSRYSSSQGRRATANRQSRIRRMWNDTVRRQTESSFIAADVNSTPTLNRAALGNHFLTNPVLQTHVGASPYDTMLAQGYNQPFTSTGSRACWSQSQLSSGRRRGAP